A genomic segment from Paenibacillus sp. FSL K6-1096 encodes:
- a CDS encoding response regulator, which translates to MKVLIVDDEKHVREAIRYFVPWDKYNITAIYEAVNGQEATRIMQEHQPAVVFTDMRMPLMDGAELLEWLHRHYPHTKTIVISGYQDFNYVKPAIVYGGTDYLLKPLNSKQLIASAEHAFKLWMEEEAERKRRQQQLMQLNALRPLYWEKLLSDLVCGEASFHEQKLALCAELGMPIGASGCRVAVISLQGADCGLLQRFHGDVALTAFVLANVCNEVMAADQSGYAFRSWKGGGELVVLLWNAPAEAEKVLLGMNDAICQAFGVQMDIGLSPQQPLPEGLRQAFEQARQGLKERNLLQREGRIHLFREQADGSRPLEDYALEEQLEKLRMAVLSGDLERMDRVVEEWADHLAGQSLLTESGLLRQQAEIASVLKRWRPEEEISLETCYDASGLFSAESWQSRLKALLHRLSKGSVQAPDTRLVQEIREYLNQNYAREMTLQHIAERFFISRENVSRKFKQITGENLSDYLTGLRVDKAKALLQNTNLRLAQIAELVGYEDEKYFSRVFKKTAGVTPREYRNSVSE; encoded by the coding sequence ATGAAGGTGCTGATTGTAGATGATGAGAAGCATGTGCGGGAGGCCATCCGTTACTTTGTACCGTGGGATAAATATAATATCACCGCTATTTATGAGGCCGTGAACGGCCAGGAAGCGACCCGGATCATGCAGGAGCACCAGCCGGCGGTGGTGTTCACGGATATGCGGATGCCGCTGATGGACGGGGCAGAGCTGCTGGAATGGCTGCATCGCCACTATCCGCATACGAAGACGATTGTCATCAGTGGCTATCAGGATTTCAATTACGTGAAGCCGGCGATTGTCTACGGCGGGACGGATTATCTGCTGAAGCCGTTGAACAGCAAGCAGCTCATCGCCTCTGCGGAGCATGCCTTCAAGCTGTGGATGGAGGAGGAGGCGGAGCGGAAGCGGCGGCAGCAGCAGCTCATGCAGCTCAATGCGCTGCGTCCGCTCTACTGGGAGAAGCTGCTGTCCGATCTGGTGTGCGGTGAGGCCTCCTTCCATGAGCAGAAGCTGGCGCTCTGTGCGGAGCTGGGGATGCCGATCGGCGCCTCCGGCTGTCGGGTGGCCGTCATCTCGCTGCAAGGCGCAGACTGCGGTCTGTTGCAGCGGTTCCACGGCGATGTGGCCTTGACCGCGTTCGTGCTGGCCAATGTCTGCAATGAGGTGATGGCCGCTGACCAGAGCGGCTACGCCTTCCGCAGCTGGAAGGGCGGCGGCGAGCTTGTCGTCCTGCTATGGAACGCGCCGGCGGAGGCGGAGAAGGTGCTGCTCGGTATGAACGATGCGATCTGCCAGGCGTTCGGCGTCCAGATGGATATCGGACTTAGTCCGCAGCAGCCGTTGCCGGAGGGACTGCGGCAGGCTTTTGAGCAGGCACGCCAGGGGCTTAAGGAGCGGAATCTCCTGCAGCGGGAAGGCCGTATCCATCTGTTCAGGGAACAGGCAGACGGAAGTAGGCCTCTGGAAGACTACGCTCTGGAGGAGCAGCTGGAGAAGCTTAGAATGGCAGTATTGTCCGGTGATCTGGAGCGGATGGACCGGGTAGTGGAGGAGTGGGCGGACCATCTGGCGGGCCAGAGTCTGCTTACAGAGAGCGGCCTCCTGCGCCAGCAGGCGGAGATTGCGTCCGTGCTGAAGCGCTGGCGGCCGGAGGAGGAGATCAGCCTGGAGACCTGTTATGATGCCAGCGGGCTGTTCTCGGCGGAGAGCTGGCAGAGCCGGCTAAAGGCGCTGCTGCACCGGCTGTCCAAGGGCAGCGTACAGGCCCCGGACACCCGGCTTGTCCAGGAGATCAGAGAATATCTGAATCAGAACTATGCCCGGGAGATGACGCTGCAGCATATTGCCGAACGCTTCTTCATCAGCAGGGAGAATGTATCGCGCAAGTTCAAGCAGATTACCGGCGAGAACCTGTCCGACTATCTTACCGGCCTGCGGGTGGACAAGGCAAAAGCCCTCCTGCAGAACACGAACCTGCGCCTGGCGCAGATCGCGGAGCTGGTGGGCTATGAGGATGAGAAGTATTTCAGCCGTGTCTTCAAAAAGACTGCCGGAGTCACGCCGAGAGAGTACCGCAATTCGGTATCTGAATAG
- a CDS encoding sensor histidine kinase, whose product MFRNSIRTRLMALVLLASVIPSGISITFSYLYTRQSVTEQSVKQNTKLLTLGEANLSNYFSGMNQRAMSLYSGINVPSSFYTLLLTAKSPAQAPPGVILPDNRAVISTQLYNLFLSDRNTFQIHLYVRAARQSNLLLGGLFRREENVEYTGAELPGETYRPYIEVTHMNHQYGVKSGSPNPNLKPGTVPVFTAHFPLYKTPSDSVLADLSVDYRLDELEGIVQSMYNSGTERLYVLNEQGQALFASDPDWVGKRIETGWSRLPGGESGHFTWKKDGFKGIVMYRHIKDPLFRGSIIKLVPYEDLYGDARVITRFNMGIGLLFLLIGGITAVLISVGFTRPIKKLIQFTQKVQTGQLDAQMDVEREDEFGLLTRKITGMTRTINDLIVKEYRLELANTTNQLKALQAQVNPHFLYNALQSIASLSLRYNAPQVYELIYSLGSMMRYSMNTERTQVPLRDEIEHVGNYVILMKERFGEENLQLVTEATEEALETVLPKMILQPLVENIFKHGFTDGIHQAEIGITCKLEGESRLVLSVKDNGKGMSPERLGEITAGLRSSGRPEDEQIGLYNVLARLRLQFGSGAGMTLENNQEGQGVTVTLIIPLEAGQE is encoded by the coding sequence ATGTTCAGAAACAGCATACGGACACGGCTGATGGCACTGGTGCTGCTGGCTTCCGTAATTCCGTCCGGCATCTCCATCACCTTCTCCTACCTCTATACCCGGCAGTCCGTTACCGAGCAGTCGGTGAAGCAGAATACGAAGCTGCTGACGCTGGGGGAGGCGAATCTGAGCAATTATTTCAGCGGCATGAACCAGCGGGCGATGTCCCTCTACAGCGGAATCAATGTGCCAAGCTCGTTCTACACCCTGCTGCTTACCGCCAAAAGCCCTGCACAGGCGCCCCCCGGCGTCATTCTGCCGGATAACCGCGCGGTCATCTCCACCCAGCTCTATAATCTGTTCCTCTCGGACCGCAATACCTTCCAGATCCATTTGTATGTAAGAGCGGCGAGGCAGTCCAACCTGCTGCTGGGCGGGCTGTTCCGCCGGGAAGAGAACGTGGAATACACCGGAGCAGAGCTTCCCGGAGAGACTTACCGCCCTTATATTGAGGTCACCCATATGAACCACCAGTACGGTGTGAAATCCGGCTCCCCCAACCCTAATCTGAAGCCCGGGACCGTTCCGGTGTTCACTGCGCATTTTCCCCTCTACAAGACACCCAGTGACAGCGTGCTGGCCGACCTGTCGGTCGATTACAGGCTGGATGAGCTGGAGGGCATCGTCCAGTCGATGTACAATTCCGGTACGGAGCGGCTGTATGTGCTGAACGAACAGGGACAAGCCTTATTCGCCTCCGACCCGGACTGGGTGGGCAAGCGGATTGAGACGGGCTGGAGCCGGCTTCCGGGCGGCGAGAGCGGCCATTTTACCTGGAAGAAGGACGGGTTCAAGGGAATTGTCATGTACAGGCACATCAAGGACCCGCTGTTCCGGGGGAGCATTATCAAGCTGGTGCCTTATGAGGACTTGTACGGCGATGCCAGGGTAATCACCCGGTTCAATATGGGCATTGGCCTCTTGTTCCTGCTGATTGGCGGAATCACCGCCGTGCTGATCTCGGTCGGCTTCACCCGGCCGATCAAGAAGCTGATCCAGTTCACGCAGAAGGTGCAGACCGGACAGCTCGATGCCCAGATGGATGTGGAGCGGGAGGATGAATTCGGGCTGCTGACCCGCAAAATCACCGGCATGACCCGCACCATCAACGATCTGATCGTGAAGGAGTACCGGCTGGAGCTGGCGAATACAACGAATCAGCTGAAGGCGCTGCAGGCCCAGGTGAATCCGCATTTTCTCTATAATGCCCTCCAGTCCATCGCCAGCCTGTCCTTGCGCTACAACGCACCGCAGGTGTATGAGCTCATCTATTCGCTCGGCAGCATGATGCGCTACTCGATGAATACAGAACGGACTCAGGTACCGCTACGGGATGAAATCGAGCATGTCGGGAATTATGTGATACTTATGAAGGAGCGCTTCGGTGAAGAGAATCTGCAGCTGGTGACCGAGGCCACGGAAGAGGCGCTGGAGACGGTTCTGCCCAAAATGATTCTCCAGCCGCTGGTCGAGAACATCTTCAAGCACGGCTTCACGGATGGCATCCACCAGGCGGAGATCGGCATCACCTGTAAGCTTGAGGGTGAGTCGCGGCTGGTGCTTTCGGTTAAGGATAACGGCAAGGGCATGAGCCCTGAGCGGCTCGGGGAGATTACCGCCGGACTCCGCAGCAGCGGCCGGCCGGAGGATGAGCAGATCGGGCTGTATAATGTGCTGGCGCGTCTGCGGCTGCAATTCGGCAGCGGAGCCGGTATGACGCTTGAGAATAATCAGGAGGGGCAAGGGGTTACGGTCACCTTGATTATTCCCCTTGAAGCCGGGCAGGAGTGA
- a CDS encoding sugar ABC transporter permease: MRKAHSLHRGWGQQIVFLGPCLLFFLTIVVTPFLLGFYYSSTDWNGLDLDKAVWTGAANWKRIFLNDDKFWESLLFTLRFTVISVVAANLLALLLAFMLMTTLKTKKLLRTVFFMPNVIGGILLGYIWQFIFTKGFATIGELTGISFFKLPWLGTPGTGFWGLVIVFVWQTAGYMMVIYIAALAGIPKDLTEAARIDGARAPQLFKSVYVPLIMPAITICLFLTTSNAFKMFDLNLSLTKGGPGTSTQSLAYNIYAEALINNRYGLGTAKALLFFAAVSLITVTQVWLTKRKEVSA; encoded by the coding sequence ATGCGAAAAGCCCATTCCCTGCACAGAGGCTGGGGACAGCAAATTGTCTTTCTCGGACCCTGCCTGCTCTTTTTCCTGACCATTGTGGTGACCCCATTCCTGCTCGGCTTCTACTACTCCTCCACCGACTGGAACGGGCTGGATCTGGACAAAGCGGTCTGGACCGGCGCGGCCAACTGGAAGCGGATCTTCCTGAATGACGACAAGTTCTGGGAATCCCTGCTCTTTACGCTCCGCTTCACTGTAATCTCCGTAGTCGCCGCCAACCTGCTGGCGCTGCTGCTCGCCTTCATGCTAATGACCACGCTGAAGACGAAGAAGCTGCTGCGTACTGTATTTTTCATGCCCAATGTGATCGGCGGTATTCTGCTTGGCTACATCTGGCAGTTCATCTTCACCAAGGGCTTCGCCACGATCGGCGAGCTGACCGGGATCTCCTTCTTCAAGCTTCCCTGGCTGGGAACGCCCGGCACGGGCTTCTGGGGGCTGGTCATTGTGTTCGTCTGGCAGACCGCCGGGTACATGATGGTCATCTATATCGCCGCACTGGCCGGGATTCCGAAGGATCTGACTGAAGCAGCCCGGATTGACGGCGCGCGTGCGCCGCAGCTTTTCAAAAGTGTGTATGTGCCCCTGATTATGCCGGCGATCACGATCTGCCTGTTCCTGACCACCTCGAATGCGTTCAAAATGTTCGATCTCAACCTGTCCCTGACCAAAGGCGGACCGGGCACCTCGACCCAGTCGCTGGCCTATAACATCTACGCCGAAGCATTGATCAACAACCGGTACGGCCTGGGTACAGCCAAAGCGCTGCTTTTCTTCGCCGCCGTCTCCCTGATTACGGTCACGCAGGTGTGGCTTACTAAGCGAAAAGAGGTGTCCGCCTAA
- a CDS encoding carbohydrate ABC transporter permease, with translation MNSSRYRPRNFMLEIIAILMALVFLSPFYLVLSNSVKGLKDILIDAASLPQVFHWDNYTKVWEAIDFPQAFLNSLLFTVLSVIFIVLFSSMAAYQIVRKPTRFNSFVFLLLVSAMIIPFQSLMLQLVRVTSMLELRGELYGIIACYLGFGMPLSVFLFHGFIKTVPLELEEAARVDGSNPYGVFFRIVFPLLMPIIVTVIILNTLWIWNDYLLPVLVIGGNKDLTTLPVAVTKFFGQYTKKWDLALAGLVMAVTPILLFFLSLQRYIVEGVTTGSIKG, from the coding sequence ATGAACAGCAGCAGATACCGTCCCCGGAACTTCATGCTGGAGATTATCGCTATTCTTATGGCGCTGGTGTTCCTGTCTCCCTTCTATCTGGTGCTGAGCAATTCGGTCAAGGGGCTGAAGGACATTCTGATCGACGCGGCTTCGCTGCCGCAGGTGTTCCACTGGGATAATTATACGAAGGTGTGGGAGGCGATCGACTTCCCGCAGGCTTTTCTGAACTCCCTGCTATTTACGGTGCTGAGTGTGATCTTCATTGTCCTGTTCAGCTCGATGGCCGCTTATCAGATTGTACGGAAGCCGACTCGCTTCAACTCCTTCGTCTTCCTGCTGCTGGTCTCGGCGATGATTATCCCGTTCCAGTCACTCATGCTGCAATTGGTCCGGGTGACCAGTATGCTGGAGCTGCGCGGAGAATTGTACGGCATTATTGCCTGCTATCTCGGCTTCGGGATGCCGCTGTCGGTGTTCCTGTTCCACGGATTCATTAAGACGGTCCCTCTGGAGCTGGAGGAAGCGGCGCGGGTGGACGGCTCCAACCCGTACGGCGTGTTCTTCCGGATCGTGTTCCCGCTCTTGATGCCGATTATTGTCACCGTCATTATTCTGAATACGCTCTGGATCTGGAATGACTACCTGCTGCCGGTGCTTGTGATCGGAGGCAACAAGGATCTGACCACCCTGCCGGTGGCGGTGACCAAGTTCTTCGGGCAATACACCAAGAAGTGGGACCTGGCGCTGGCCGGTCTGGTGATGGCCGTAACGCCGATCCTCTTGTTCTTCCTGTCCCTGCAGCGTTATATTGTGGAAGGTGTTACGACAGGCTCCATTAAGGGCTAA
- a CDS encoding extracellular solute-binding protein, which yields MKRKFAFIIATVCTLLVAGCGNSGNSGSGNNGNAAGTPGASTGTAAPEASAAPAKDVTIKMFQFKVEIAEQLNALAEEYEKETGVKVEVETHGGGEDYGALLKAEIASGSEPEIFNNGGYTALVPYMDRATDLSNEPWAANLIPTAKTPATVDGKLYGMPMNVEGYGLIYNKDLFAKAGITEEPKTLPQLKDAAAKLKAAGITPFEATNEWWSMGIHLVNVGLAHQPDPKQFIEDVKAGKQTIKGNAVFKQWLDLVDVIFGNAQDNKMTTDYATQVAEFASGKAAMMLQGNWTQGDIDKIDPNLNLGILPLPISDQEGTILVGVPNNYIVNSKSAHPEEAKAFLNWLVSSETGQKYLTKEFKFIPAETNITADPADIGQVAVAVQEKSATALGWNWDMFPDGVTQGFGAAMQEYLGGQLNHDQLLEKLDKAVQDIVKQ from the coding sequence ATGAAAAGAAAGTTCGCGTTCATTATCGCGACCGTATGCACTTTGCTTGTTGCAGGCTGCGGGAATAGCGGCAATTCGGGTTCTGGAAACAACGGAAATGCTGCGGGAACTCCCGGCGCATCTACCGGGACCGCCGCACCGGAGGCCAGCGCAGCGCCTGCCAAGGATGTTACAATCAAGATGTTCCAGTTCAAGGTTGAGATTGCCGAGCAGCTCAATGCGCTCGCTGAGGAATATGAGAAGGAGACTGGTGTGAAGGTCGAGGTCGAGACGCATGGCGGCGGCGAGGATTACGGCGCGCTGCTCAAAGCGGAGATTGCCTCCGGCTCGGAGCCTGAGATTTTCAATAACGGCGGGTATACTGCTCTTGTCCCTTATATGGACCGCGCCACCGATCTCAGCAATGAGCCTTGGGCCGCTAATCTGATTCCGACCGCCAAGACGCCGGCAACAGTGGATGGCAAGCTCTATGGCATGCCGATGAATGTCGAAGGCTATGGCCTGATCTACAATAAGGATCTGTTCGCCAAAGCGGGGATTACGGAAGAGCCGAAGACGCTCCCGCAGCTCAAGGACGCCGCCGCCAAGCTGAAGGCCGCCGGAATCACCCCGTTTGAAGCGACCAATGAATGGTGGTCGATGGGGATTCACCTCGTCAACGTAGGTCTGGCTCACCAGCCCGATCCGAAGCAGTTCATTGAAGACGTCAAGGCCGGGAAGCAGACGATCAAGGGCAATGCTGTATTCAAGCAATGGCTGGATCTGGTCGATGTAATCTTCGGCAACGCCCAGGATAACAAGATGACTACCGATTATGCTACCCAGGTGGCCGAATTTGCCTCCGGCAAGGCCGCGATGATGCTGCAGGGCAACTGGACCCAGGGCGACATCGACAAAATCGACCCTAACCTCAATCTGGGCATCCTCCCGCTGCCGATTAGCGATCAGGAGGGCACCATTCTGGTCGGCGTGCCTAACAACTACATCGTGAACAGCAAGTCCGCTCACCCGGAAGAAGCCAAAGCCTTCCTGAACTGGCTCGTCTCCTCCGAGACTGGACAGAAGTACCTGACTAAGGAATTCAAATTCATTCCGGCAGAGACCAACATCACCGCAGATCCGGCGGATATCGGCCAGGTGGCCGTTGCCGTGCAGGAGAAGTCCGCCACCGCCCTCGGCTGGAACTGGGATATGTTCCCGGACGGTGTGACCCAGGGCTTCGGGGCAGCGATGCAGGAGTACCTCGGCGGCCAGCTGAACCACGATCAGCTGCTGGAGAAGCTGGATAAGGCTGTACAGGATATTGTGAAGCAATAG
- a CDS encoding sigma-70 family RNA polymerase sigma factor, with amino-acid sequence MEQEVRLAQQGDREAFIRLFRKLEPELYSLARTIVRRDEDCADVFQETTLKVYQSLHTLRKPQYFKTWVIRILINECNQLLRSRSRTVAMPEVPERDSGDHYYENSSKLDLAEAVNQLDESLRIVVHLFYFQDLSVKQIADVLDISGGSVRARLHRARGILAETIKTTRGGKLIYDNI; translated from the coding sequence ATGGAACAGGAAGTCAGGCTGGCGCAGCAGGGAGATCGTGAAGCTTTTATCCGGCTGTTTCGCAAGCTTGAACCTGAACTATACAGCTTAGCCAGAACCATTGTCAGACGGGATGAAGATTGTGCAGACGTGTTTCAGGAGACGACACTGAAGGTGTATCAATCGCTGCATACCCTTCGCAAGCCGCAATATTTCAAAACCTGGGTGATCCGGATTCTGATTAACGAATGCAATCAGCTGCTGCGCAGCCGTTCCCGGACCGTTGCCATGCCGGAGGTGCCGGAGAGAGACTCCGGCGACCACTATTACGAGAACAGCAGCAAGCTGGATTTAGCCGAGGCGGTGAACCAGCTCGACGAATCGCTGCGGATTGTGGTTCATTTGTTTTATTTTCAAGACCTGTCAGTGAAGCAGATCGCAGACGTACTGGATATCTCAGGAGGTTCGGTTCGGGCACGTCTGCACCGCGCACGCGGGATACTGGCCGAAACCATCAAAACGACAAGAGGGGGAAAGCTCATTTATGACAACATTTAA